Part of the Sorghum bicolor cultivar BTx623 chromosome 1, Sorghum_bicolor_NCBIv3, whole genome shotgun sequence genome, gccggagcagaagaagaaggccGCCAAGAAGGCCGGCGCCAACATCCGCGCCAAGCTGAGGGAGCTCCGCAAGCCGGCGTCTCCCGGCGCTTCCCCAGGCGCGCGGCTGGCGGGGTTCCTCAACGCCATCTTCAACGGCAGGCGCGCGCCGCAGACGCcgccgtcggcgtcggcgtcgcggGGCGCGGCGGCGGAGTCCGCGTGCTCCACGGCGTCGTCCTACTCGCGCTCCTGCCTCAGCAAGACGCCGTCCACGCGGGGCCAGCCGAAGCGGACCGTGCGGTTCCTGGAcagcgacgacggcggcgaggcggcggcgcCCGCCCCGGGCGTCGAGCGCCGGAGGGTGCAGGTCGGGGTGGCGGAGCTGGAGCAGATGCTGCTCCACCGGATGGAGATGGACAGCgacgaggaggacgacgaggaggacgaggagagcAGCGACGCCAGCTCCGACCTGTTCGACCTCGAGAATTTCGCGGCCGTTGCCCccgacgccggcgccgccgccgcggcgtacAGGGACGAGCTGCCAGTGTACGAGACGACGAGGGTGGTGCTGGGCCACCGCGCCATTGGCCACGGGTACGCGCACGGGAGGAGTACCAGAGTCGTGTGATCTTGCTGCCGGGATTCATCATTCATTTCTTTCCGGGTCCGGAGCGCCAGGGGTAACTGTAAAATGGTGGTGGAGTAACTGTAAAATACAAGTGAGAGCGGTTGTTTGTGAGGGAAATGGGATTATTGGGGCAACAAGTGTTTGCTACTCGTACTCTCATCTACTAGCAAGTAGTGAGATCTTTGGGAGGATTTCTTGGATCCTTTTTTTTCCCTCTCTCTCCCTGTCTTTATTCCCATCCTTCTCCATGtcgttgtgtgtgtgtgtgtggttaGTTCTAATTTTAATGGAGTAACTCAGCGATTTGCCAAGCtcttttgtcctctttctttccCTCTgttttccttccttccttcattcattcattcattcattcacagATAGATGATGTTACAGTCATTTCTCCGTTTCTTTAGGAAATCCTGCATCTTCTCGCAAATTTGTGCGGGAAGGAACGGAACGAAGCCGAGCCGCAATGAATTTAGTCCGTGCCACCGCCACGTGTTGTCAGCTGTTGTTGAGAAGAAAGCACTCATGGCGTATGAGATCACTTTCTTTGGTTCAGCCTTGGAAAAGCGAATTCCAATCGAAAGCAATCGATTCGGATACTTGATGAAAAAAAAGGGTTGGAGAGCCCGCTCGGTTGGATATCTGACGACGTTTCTATCTCATCGATGGGCACCGCACTAGAGCGCCAAACCGTACTAGGTAATCACTGTATTAGGCACTTAAAAACCGCACAGACTGCCCCTGCAGCAGCCTCTGcactgcaattttttttttcttgtgggCTGAGCGTGCGGCCAACCGAGCACGACGTGTGCAAAGa contains:
- the LOC8059797 gene encoding protein BIG GRAIN 1, producing MERWGDKDKRAAGAAPGRARRYADQPSFSSTLLDAIYKSMDEPDDGVTSSGAATAAATKKQNHDLHYSYYYKASLAGSYRGSSRAAAPGPHAATTSSSSECSSYGGFSSSEAESSQHRRLRPIRTSAAAGAAATAPAPALAPEQKKKAAKKAGANIRAKLRELRKPASPGASPGARLAGFLNAIFNGRRAPQTPPSASASRGAAAESACSTASSYSRSCLSKTPSTRGQPKRTVRFLDSDDGGEAAAPAPGVERRRVQVGVAELEQMLLHRMEMDSDEEDDEEDEESSDASSDLFDLENFAAVAPDAGAAAAAYRDELPVYETTRVVLGHRAIGHGYAHGRSTRVV